One genomic segment of Candidatus Eisenbacteria bacterium includes these proteins:
- a CDS encoding PorV/PorQ family protein, translating into MNAGVRSLSIVLILLVWGAGSALAVSDGAPQSIAPLMTPNARAAGLGQSFVSIADDATASFWNAGGLAWQTKPDVVLYYSKLAEGLADDISYNYLAYSRPMWGGGLGFGVIFLNLGESDIIDEQGNILGNFNSFDFIPMVAYGASLTENLAYGASFKFIYSRLSPQIKELGIDDGTGISFGGDLSLLYRIPGIRLQAGMMLQNLGLDIVYNDQNQPEELPRNLKAGVSWRPIESQLNKFLVTTELTKNLVYMEGETILMGGIEYTYYDMASGRVGYIYDREGHIEDMTFGVGLKVKSIGLRFDWASVPQAEDLPRVNRFAIGFTY; encoded by the coding sequence ATGAACGCTGGAGTCCGGAGCTTGTCGATCGTCCTGATTCTCTTGGTTTGGGGAGCGGGGAGCGCGCTCGCCGTCTCCGACGGAGCGCCCCAATCGATCGCCCCCCTCATGACGCCGAACGCCCGCGCGGCCGGTCTCGGGCAGTCGTTCGTCTCGATCGCGGATGACGCGACCGCGTCCTTCTGGAACGCCGGGGGGCTCGCCTGGCAGACGAAGCCGGATGTCGTTCTCTACTACTCGAAGCTCGCCGAGGGGCTCGCCGACGACATCTCCTACAACTACCTCGCCTACTCGCGGCCGATGTGGGGCGGGGGCCTCGGGTTCGGGGTCATCTTCCTCAACCTCGGGGAGTCGGACATCATCGACGAACAGGGGAACATCCTCGGGAACTTCAACTCGTTCGACTTCATCCCGATGGTCGCGTATGGAGCATCGCTCACCGAGAACCTCGCCTACGGGGCGTCGTTCAAGTTCATCTACTCGCGGCTCTCGCCGCAGATCAAGGAGCTCGGCATCGACGACGGGACCGGGATCTCCTTCGGCGGGGACCTCTCGCTTCTCTACCGGATTCCGGGGATCCGCCTGCAGGCGGGAATGATGCTCCAGAACCTCGGGCTCGACATCGTGTACAACGATCAGAATCAGCCGGAGGAGCTCCCGCGCAACCTGAAGGCGGGCGTCAGCTGGAGGCCGATCGAGAGCCAGCTGAACAAGTTCCTCGTCACGACCGAGCTGACGAAGAACCTTGTCTACATGGAAGGGGAGACGATTCTGATGGGGGGGATCGAGTACACGTATTACGACATGGCCTCCGGACGGGTCGGCTACATCTATGACCGCGAGGGGCATATCGAGGACATGACCTTCGGCGTCGGGCTGAAGGTGAAGTCGATCGGTCTCCGTTTCGATTGGGCTTCGGTGCCGCAGGCGGAGGACCTTCCGCGCGTGAACCGGTTCGCCATCGGGTTCACCTATTAG
- a CDS encoding immune inhibitor A, giving the protein MIVRRAVRGLLFFLLPSILFAAGADAGVLRVERARERTAPEAARAPRLRHFPDVIGEGPLRPLLPGSGRTYADLLKSPEAAPSTTIRVAVFRIEFENDSAGEATTGDGRFILEDDGSWFIDAPPHDSLYFHTHLTVLRRYYEAQSYGNLRIEWEIFPKSLAAGEYRLHDTADYLPAGSPDSWTIDDRVDGLIRLCKDALALVDTVDPGVVFSAYDGYMIIHAGPDLQTDINGDSPGDTPSFFLSFGDEDSVVVDRDSPDSVLVRGVTMIPEYNSQDGFSFGLNGVIAHEFGHQLGLPDLYNTERSWPAIGVWGLMDSGGMIAIDAGGVYLGSVIPASLCAWSKLYLGWATPEIVTTSRDLRIACATLADPPEGAPRYALIPLNDREYFLIENRCGLAPLGEYAAKLDTLNQVVLGPVTNDSLELFTGDYDYALPGWGLLIWHINNRKLTEEAILYTNDVNNDYNNRAVELEEADGIKDLGNPYSAYWDGSPYDPFFEGNATVFGPGTAPNSNLTDGGRSRVTVRGIGAWGAVMELAVDVDRNLAGWPIPLLIDSSAAAPEGIALARSDGAVHVAAFWTAGDSMEARSGVTVAAAEETLRIARAELPGPLAGNALVGDLVEEIPGEELYAIAGGRVLRIDLSEGSLVRDLGEAPSGEVSGGPLLLDIDGDGVSEIVVAAGESLFVYAVFSDSIARLRSDPLPGLPSSNLAASSDGGGGPRVYFLSQGSLYGLAYGEKTRAGSVRARGAFGASEGSVLLADLDRDGAREIVVVTNSGAAYAVSEEGRDLPGWPVFLGKEPTGTPFACDRDEDGFPEIAIPVGPDLVLLEKNGIRQMDTPLRIPPYLQKERILAGNGVAALREGGRPLPPIAADDGGRLWMWEGRERVSPGWPFSTGTANLAVRGGPAPGGSGAALYALSRDGFLYGYPFEGAEANRFLWWGPGGSPGASYALADSLLAPPAPPGAPPGRIVRAFCYPNPVRGDRALFRYELTAEANVTIAVHDSSGKRVARIERAPGAPGENEVALDAGALSSGVYTVRIDSGAEHEFVRMAIIR; this is encoded by the coding sequence GTGATCGTTCGGCGCGCCGTGCGGGGTCTCCTTTTCTTTCTGCTCCCCTCGATTCTCTTCGCCGCCGGCGCGGATGCCGGCGTCCTCCGCGTCGAACGGGCGCGCGAGAGGACCGCGCCGGAAGCGGCGCGCGCGCCGAGACTCCGGCACTTCCCGGACGTGATCGGAGAAGGGCCTCTCCGGCCGCTTCTCCCCGGTTCCGGGCGTACCTATGCCGATCTCCTCAAGTCCCCCGAGGCGGCCCCGTCAACGACGATCCGCGTCGCGGTCTTTCGGATCGAGTTTGAGAACGACTCGGCCGGCGAGGCGACGACCGGAGACGGGCGCTTTATTCTCGAGGACGACGGCAGCTGGTTCATCGACGCGCCGCCGCACGATTCGCTCTACTTTCACACGCACCTCACGGTGCTCCGGCGGTACTACGAGGCGCAGTCGTACGGCAATCTCCGCATCGAGTGGGAGATCTTCCCGAAGAGCCTCGCCGCGGGAGAGTACCGTCTTCACGACACCGCCGACTATCTTCCGGCGGGGAGCCCGGACTCGTGGACGATCGACGACCGGGTCGACGGCCTCATCCGGCTTTGCAAGGACGCGCTCGCCCTCGTCGACACGGTCGATCCGGGCGTCGTCTTCTCCGCGTACGACGGCTACATGATCATTCACGCCGGACCGGATCTCCAGACCGACATCAACGGGGACTCGCCGGGGGACACCCCGAGCTTCTTCCTCTCGTTCGGCGACGAGGACTCGGTGGTCGTCGATCGGGATTCTCCCGACTCGGTTCTCGTGCGCGGCGTCACGATGATCCCCGAGTACAACAGCCAGGACGGCTTCTCCTTCGGCCTGAACGGCGTGATCGCCCACGAGTTCGGGCATCAGCTCGGGCTCCCGGACCTTTACAATACCGAGCGGAGCTGGCCCGCGATCGGCGTGTGGGGCCTCATGGACAGCGGCGGCATGATCGCGATCGACGCGGGGGGCGTCTACCTCGGGAGCGTGATCCCCGCGTCTCTTTGCGCCTGGTCGAAGCTCTATCTCGGATGGGCGACGCCCGAGATCGTGACGACCTCGCGCGATCTCCGGATCGCGTGCGCGACCCTCGCGGATCCTCCCGAGGGCGCCCCGCGCTATGCGCTCATCCCGCTGAACGACCGGGAGTACTTCCTGATCGAGAACCGGTGCGGGCTCGCCCCGCTCGGCGAGTACGCGGCGAAGCTCGACACGCTGAACCAGGTAGTCCTCGGCCCCGTGACGAACGACAGTCTCGAGTTGTTCACCGGCGACTACGACTACGCGCTCCCCGGCTGGGGTCTCCTCATTTGGCACATCAACAATCGGAAGCTGACCGAAGAGGCGATCCTCTACACGAACGACGTGAACAACGACTACAACAACCGCGCGGTCGAGCTCGAGGAGGCGGACGGAATCAAGGACCTCGGAAACCCCTACTCGGCCTACTGGGACGGGAGCCCGTACGACCCGTTCTTCGAGGGCAACGCGACGGTCTTCGGGCCCGGAACGGCGCCGAACTCCAACCTCACGGACGGCGGGAGATCGCGGGTCACCGTGCGGGGAATCGGAGCGTGGGGCGCGGTGATGGAGCTCGCGGTCGACGTCGATCGGAACCTCGCCGGTTGGCCGATCCCGCTTCTCATCGACTCGTCCGCCGCGGCTCCGGAGGGGATCGCTCTCGCGCGGTCGGATGGGGCGGTTCATGTCGCCGCGTTCTGGACGGCCGGCGACTCGATGGAGGCGCGAAGCGGCGTGACCGTGGCCGCCGCGGAGGAGACGCTCCGCATCGCCCGCGCGGAGCTTCCGGGCCCTCTCGCGGGGAACGCCCTCGTCGGCGATCTCGTGGAGGAGATCCCGGGCGAGGAGCTCTACGCGATCGCGGGGGGGCGCGTTCTGCGGATCGACCTCTCGGAGGGGTCTCTCGTTCGCGATCTCGGCGAGGCCCCGAGCGGAGAGGTGAGCGGAGGTCCTCTTCTTCTCGACATCGATGGGGACGGCGTCTCGGAGATTGTCGTCGCCGCTGGGGAGAGCCTCTTTGTCTACGCCGTCTTCTCGGACTCGATCGCTCGTCTCCGCAGCGATCCGCTTCCCGGGCTCCCCTCTTCGAACCTAGCCGCGTCTTCGGACGGGGGCGGGGGGCCTCGCGTGTATTTTCTGTCTCAAGGTTCTTTGTACGGGCTCGCGTACGGCGAGAAGACGAGAGCGGGAAGCGTGCGAGCGAGAGGCGCGTTCGGCGCCTCGGAGGGCTCCGTCCTTCTCGCGGATCTCGACCGGGACGGCGCGCGCGAGATCGTGGTCGTCACGAACTCCGGCGCCGCCTACGCCGTGTCGGAGGAAGGAAGGGACCTTCCCGGGTGGCCGGTCTTCCTCGGCAAGGAGCCGACCGGAACGCCCTTCGCGTGCGATCGGGACGAGGATGGCTTCCCCGAGATCGCGATCCCCGTCGGCCCCGACCTCGTGCTCCTCGAGAAGAACGGGATTCGGCAGATGGACACTCCACTTCGCATCCCGCCGTATCTTCAGAAGGAGCGCATCCTCGCGGGGAACGGCGTGGCCGCGCTTCGGGAGGGGGGCCGCCCGCTCCCGCCGATCGCGGCGGACGACGGAGGGCGCTTGTGGATGTGGGAGGGGAGGGAGAGGGTCTCTCCCGGCTGGCCCTTCTCGACCGGGACGGCGAACCTCGCCGTTCGCGGCGGGCCCGCCCCGGGTGGATCGGGGGCGGCTCTCTACGCGCTCTCGCGCGACGGGTTTCTTTATGGGTATCCTTTCGAAGGAGCGGAGGCGAACCGCTTTCTCTGGTGGGGACCGGGGGGGAGCCCGGGTGCGAGCTATGCGCTCGCCGATTCGCTTCTCGCGCCGCCGGCTCCGCCCGGCGCGCCTCCGGGACGGATCGTACGCGCGTTCTGTTACCCGAACCCGGTTCGCGGGGACCGGGCACTCTTCCGCTACGAGCTTACCGCCGAAGCGAACGTGACGATCGCCGTGCACGATTCGTCGGGGAAGCGCGTGGCGCGGATCGAACGGGCTCCCGGCGCGCCGGGGGAGAACGAGGTCGCTCTCGACGCGGGGGCGCTCTCGAGCGGCGTGTACACGGTTCGGATCGACTCGGGCGCGGAACACGAGTTCGTTAGGATGGCGATCATTCGATAG
- the porU gene encoding type IX secretion system sortase PorU: protein MSPRFARGLLAGALLLAAWAPAFSAAPALLADGPEGISFRFVLPELAEERVDGDRVLLRAEGLSILTEVGAPAVPVQEVLVAVPPGASAVVEVENAEIERRTDLRIAPFPRMDREENAHFEVGEEYAGRLFPEAWAEVSPPARLRDQRVVPVRVHPVRHDFISGTTEILRTAIVHVRIIGAAKRLGEAPPEDAFEPVYRKALANYESGRAWRERGAPPRKTETGDSFASSANWYKITVSERGLHRITTDDLVAAGLLNPRVSIGDPRTIRIYAGNGLPLPESETVPRPEWMKQLAIRVAGEEDGSFDATDRIEFHALAASGWRGEYDPDAPEYYDHVEHPYSWTTAYWLTWGGTFGEAPKRMGALAAGPDAAPGAITLSTFPERIHAEENTIKDLTRIGEDGWFWDKFSPTENNKSFNALTTPALTTPDADTSRDGNVRIRFFHYVDALGNCGTERARINVNGVPSALQEWNSCRTEDGAIQPFDYDSTAHWVKDGFNQIQITVAFRQKVYLCWIEMGYERFFRARRGELRFRLVEPGSYRIPIEGLSAGAARVFRTDDPFDVKELTGLSAAGNSLLLHAEVSAPASFHAVADTAWKKPVSLEKYVPLNLREGRDPAEYLVIAYDPYISAVSELVAHRSNEYSALVVPYSAVVNEFSWGVRDAVAVRDFLSHGYHEWAPEKRPVFVLLVGDATSDQKGYISSTLTTLLPTFFRIDRGGSDTNTYATDDFFSYLDPAEGAADRMPDVAIGRLPANSIEEVRTIVEKTVLYETDPEFGPWRNRLLFLADDEVKKDKFDCGFLLTHTQDMESVANSAPEPFDKVKVYMVEYPLTSAGLKPLAKNAYIGWIRDGFLLSSYLGHGGVDKMADEELLVLADVSPTILTNGKRLHVFCAFSCSIGSWDLLDRNSIAEALLKMIGGGALASFSSDAPAFAGVSLALNVEFMKNLLPGDHEVIPLGLAAQAAKSVSGTNLSRKINDEKYTILGDPALRLGVPELGVRFQGGGEASFTRGRVDTLFGEVVDAAGALVSSFDGTADVAIRGMADTLGYSFLDTACLGQPNNPRPGKARYSMEGPTFFRGTADVRGGRFKIPFFAPRDTRVGNLGRASAYVLDSGESRDGSGGNDSVRVVAEPPGTVWSDTLGPQISFTVNGFPVRDGTSFTKNSVFRLDLEDESGINLQRNDNFYTMHIVFDRGRPIDLTPLFEYEKSSFRKGGLSFRLSDFSDVFVLEGPHELALRASDNLNNRTEKEYNIIVVDAGAELAFRAPVLNYPNPFDPDRHGTTQIAVDLTRSARVTIQILTHTGKRIREIESATAETGLSVRFDWDGRDGDGDLVANGVYLVRAVAEAEDGSARTESIGKIAVLKGVR from the coding sequence ATGAGCCCGCGCTTCGCTCGCGGTCTTCTCGCCGGAGCTCTTCTTCTCGCCGCGTGGGCGCCCGCTTTCTCCGCGGCGCCCGCACTCCTCGCCGACGGTCCGGAGGGGATCTCGTTCCGATTCGTTCTCCCCGAGCTTGCCGAGGAGCGTGTCGACGGGGATCGGGTTCTTCTTCGGGCCGAGGGTCTCTCGATCCTGACCGAGGTGGGAGCCCCCGCGGTTCCCGTCCAAGAGGTTCTCGTCGCGGTTCCGCCGGGCGCGTCCGCCGTGGTCGAGGTCGAGAACGCCGAAATCGAGCGGAGGACCGATCTCCGCATCGCTCCCTTCCCTCGCATGGACCGCGAGGAGAACGCCCACTTCGAGGTCGGAGAGGAGTACGCGGGAAGGCTCTTCCCCGAGGCGTGGGCCGAGGTCTCGCCGCCGGCGCGTCTTAGGGATCAACGGGTCGTGCCGGTCCGGGTGCATCCGGTCCGCCACGACTTCATCTCCGGGACGACCGAGATCCTAAGGACCGCGATCGTTCATGTCCGTATCATCGGCGCCGCGAAGAGGTTGGGAGAGGCGCCCCCCGAGGACGCCTTCGAGCCGGTCTACCGGAAGGCGCTGGCGAACTACGAGTCGGGGCGCGCCTGGCGCGAGAGGGGAGCCCCGCCGCGCAAGACAGAAACCGGCGACTCCTTCGCCTCGAGCGCGAACTGGTACAAGATCACCGTTTCCGAGAGAGGCCTCCATCGGATCACGACCGACGATCTCGTCGCCGCCGGCCTCTTGAACCCGCGCGTCTCCATCGGCGATCCGCGCACGATCCGGATCTACGCGGGGAACGGGCTCCCTCTACCCGAGTCGGAGACAGTCCCCCGTCCCGAGTGGATGAAGCAGCTCGCGATCCGGGTCGCCGGCGAAGAGGACGGATCCTTCGACGCGACGGATCGGATCGAGTTCCACGCGCTCGCGGCGAGCGGATGGAGAGGAGAGTACGATCCGGACGCGCCGGAGTACTACGATCACGTCGAGCATCCGTACTCATGGACGACCGCATACTGGCTCACGTGGGGCGGGACGTTCGGGGAGGCCCCGAAGAGGATGGGCGCGCTCGCGGCCGGCCCGGACGCGGCCCCCGGCGCGATCACTCTCTCCACGTTCCCCGAGCGGATCCACGCCGAGGAGAACACGATCAAGGATCTCACGCGGATCGGCGAGGACGGTTGGTTCTGGGACAAGTTCAGCCCGACGGAAAACAACAAGAGCTTCAACGCCCTGACGACTCCCGCCTTGACGACTCCCGACGCCGACACGAGCCGTGACGGAAACGTCCGGATCCGGTTCTTCCACTACGTGGACGCGCTCGGAAACTGCGGGACCGAAAGGGCGCGGATCAACGTGAACGGCGTCCCCTCCGCGCTTCAGGAATGGAACAGCTGCCGGACGGAGGACGGGGCGATCCAGCCCTTCGACTACGACTCGACCGCGCACTGGGTGAAGGATGGGTTCAATCAGATCCAAATCACGGTCGCCTTCCGCCAGAAGGTGTACCTCTGCTGGATTGAGATGGGCTACGAACGCTTCTTCCGCGCGCGGCGGGGAGAGCTCCGGTTCCGGCTGGTGGAGCCCGGTTCCTACCGGATCCCGATCGAGGGCCTTTCGGCCGGCGCGGCCCGCGTGTTCCGAACGGATGATCCTTTTGACGTTAAAGAACTAACCGGTCTCTCCGCGGCCGGCAACAGCCTGCTCCTTCACGCGGAGGTGTCGGCGCCGGCCTCGTTTCACGCGGTCGCCGACACCGCGTGGAAGAAGCCGGTTTCGCTCGAGAAGTACGTTCCGCTCAACCTTCGCGAGGGAAGGGACCCGGCTGAATACCTCGTGATCGCCTATGACCCCTACATCAGCGCCGTCTCCGAGCTCGTGGCGCACCGCTCGAACGAATACTCGGCGCTCGTCGTCCCCTATTCTGCGGTCGTCAACGAGTTCTCCTGGGGGGTTCGCGACGCGGTGGCGGTCCGCGACTTCCTTTCGCATGGATATCACGAGTGGGCGCCGGAGAAGAGGCCGGTGTTCGTTCTTCTCGTCGGGGACGCGACCTCGGATCAGAAAGGCTACATCTCCTCGACCCTCACGACGCTCCTCCCGACTTTCTTCCGGATCGATCGGGGGGGAAGCGACACGAACACCTACGCCACCGATGACTTCTTCTCTTACCTCGACCCTGCAGAGGGCGCGGCGGACCGCATGCCGGATGTCGCGATCGGGCGCCTTCCGGCCAACTCGATCGAAGAGGTGCGAACGATCGTCGAGAAGACCGTTCTCTACGAGACCGACCCGGAATTCGGCCCGTGGCGCAACCGTCTTCTCTTCCTCGCGGACGACGAGGTCAAGAAGGACAAGTTCGATTGCGGGTTCCTCCTGACGCACACTCAGGATATGGAATCGGTCGCGAACTCGGCGCCGGAGCCCTTCGACAAGGTCAAGGTGTACATGGTCGAGTACCCGCTGACGTCCGCGGGTCTGAAGCCGCTCGCGAAGAACGCGTACATCGGCTGGATTCGTGATGGGTTCCTCCTTTCCAGCTACCTCGGCCACGGAGGCGTCGACAAGATGGCGGACGAGGAGCTTCTCGTTCTCGCCGATGTCTCGCCGACCATTCTGACCAACGGGAAGAGACTGCACGTCTTCTGCGCGTTCTCCTGCTCGATCGGAAGCTGGGATCTTCTCGATCGGAACTCGATCGCGGAGGCGCTGCTCAAGATGATCGGCGGGGGGGCGCTCGCCTCCTTCTCCTCGGACGCCCCCGCCTTCGCCGGTGTGAGCCTCGCCCTCAACGTCGAGTTCATGAAGAACCTCCTTCCCGGCGACCACGAGGTGATTCCTCTCGGGCTCGCCGCGCAGGCGGCGAAATCGGTCTCGGGAACGAACCTCAGCCGGAAGATCAACGACGAGAAGTACACGATTCTCGGCGACCCCGCGCTCCGGCTCGGCGTGCCGGAGCTCGGCGTCCGATTTCAAGGGGGAGGCGAGGCCTCCTTCACCCGCGGGCGAGTGGACACGCTTTTCGGAGAGGTGGTCGACGCAGCCGGAGCCCTCGTCTCCTCTTTCGACGGAACGGCGGACGTCGCGATTCGGGGGATGGCCGACACGCTCGGGTACAGCTTCCTCGACACCGCCTGCCTCGGCCAGCCGAACAACCCGAGGCCGGGGAAGGCCCGCTACAGCATGGAGGGCCCGACTTTCTTCCGCGGGACGGCGGACGTGCGGGGCGGGCGTTTCAAGATCCCGTTCTTCGCTCCGCGCGACACGAGGGTCGGCAATCTCGGCCGGGCGAGCGCTTACGTGCTCGACTCCGGGGAGTCGCGCGACGGCTCGGGAGGGAACGACAGCGTGCGGGTTGTGGCGGAACCGCCCGGAACGGTCTGGAGCGATACCCTCGGGCCGCAGATCTCGTTCACCGTGAACGGATTCCCGGTGCGGGACGGGACGTCGTTCACGAAGAACTCGGTCTTCCGCCTCGACCTCGAGGACGAGAGCGGCATCAACCTGCAGAGGAACGACAACTTCTACACGATGCACATCGTCTTCGACCGCGGACGGCCGATCGATCTCACGCCTCTCTTCGAGTATGAGAAGAGCAGTTTCCGGAAGGGCGGGCTCTCCTTCCGGCTCTCCGATTTCTCGGACGTTTTCGTCCTCGAGGGGCCGCACGAGCTGGCCCTCCGTGCATCGGATAACCTAAACAATCGAACCGAAAAGGAATACAACATCATCGTCGTGGACGCCGGCGCCGAGCTTGCTTTCCGCGCGCCGGTGCTGAACTACCCGAACCCGTTCGATCCGGACCGGCACGGGACGACCCAGATCGCCGTCGATCTGACGAGAAGCGCCCGTGTCACGATCCAGATCCTCACGCACACCGGAAAGAGGATCCGTGAGATCGAGTCCGCGACGGCGGAGACGGGCCTTTCCGTCCGGTTCGACTGGGACGGAAGGGACGGCGACGGGGACCTCGTCGCCAACGGGGTCTACCTGGTTCGGGCCGTCGCGGAAGCGGAGGACGGCTCCGCGAGGACGGAATCGATCGGCAAGATCGCGGTCCTGAAAGGCGTTCGCTGA